In Leptospira kanakyensis, a genomic segment contains:
- a CDS encoding WecB/TagA/CpsF family glycosyltransferase, which yields MKQLSEIVHNSSKDERDILLEYQNIDVSKLETLKVLGIPIDNVTTDEAIAKLFRVLEKKEGMHHVLFLDPIKLMRMRPKKSLHRIAEKAGTILVEGAGIGWMTSGRLKERVTPIAVMMDLIRLAELKEFTAFIFGAKDEIVERIYFNLTRHFPKVRIVGRHAGHLDRQREMRVKEAIRKTGPDIIFLAMDFPNQEIWIENNTGYFGKAVVIGVGGALDMLSGADKKAPEWFKERGLIWLWRIIARPYRIQRMWETFYFFLLGIRERFRKH from the coding sequence ATGAAGCAACTGAGCGAAATCGTTCACAATTCCTCAAAAGACGAGAGGGATATACTACTGGAATACCAAAATATCGATGTTTCTAAGTTGGAAACTTTGAAAGTTTTGGGAATCCCCATCGATAATGTCACTACAGACGAAGCCATAGCCAAACTCTTCCGCGTGCTTGAGAAAAAAGAAGGCATGCACCATGTTTTATTTTTAGATCCCATCAAACTCATGAGGATGCGTCCCAAAAAATCACTCCACCGGATTGCCGAAAAAGCAGGAACCATTTTGGTGGAAGGAGCGGGAATTGGTTGGATGACCTCGGGTAGACTCAAAGAACGAGTCACTCCGATTGCTGTCATGATGGATCTCATTCGTTTGGCCGAACTCAAAGAATTCACAGCATTCATCTTTGGAGCCAAAGACGAAATCGTAGAACGAATTTATTTCAACCTGACAAGACACTTTCCAAAAGTAAGAATTGTAGGCAGACATGCAGGCCATTTGGACAGGCAACGTGAGATGCGAGTCAAAGAAGCCATTCGTAAAACTGGCCCGGATATCATTTTCCTTGCAATGGACTTTCCCAACCAAGAAATCTGGATCGAAAACAACACTGGATACTTTGGTAAAGCCGTTGTGATCGGTGTAGGTGGCGCCTTAGATATGTTATCTGGTGCTGATAAAAAGGCGCCTGAATGGTTTAAAGAAAGAGGACTCATTTGGCTTTGGAGGATCATCGCAAGACCATACCGAATCCAAAGGATGTGGGAAACTTTCTATTTCTTTCTACTCGGGATCCGCGAACGATTTCGCAAACATTAA
- a CDS encoding MFS transporter — MNQKQTKRETTYLRFFGLGELADHGSRGILAFWVILALTFFLFGDQNLIAPNMKNIAASLGITNQAEIDWKFGAEVPTLFFILGALVSLSMGYLSQAFSRKRLLIAAVLLGEIPCFLSGFATSYNEFLILRTLCGFGLGGIFPLIYSLIGDYFSSHSRAIATGYVSLMIGLGVGVGQLLGGILGGADPIDGWRASFIYMSAPSFLFALIYLVFCEEPKRGGSEEVDAANTLSHKITFKDFKILFENKTNIGVFLQGIPGCIPWGVFFVFLADYYENTYLFSKEVAAGMITFAAIGIFIGSFFGGVLGQLLYNIKKQYQPLLCIFSIIFGIFPAVYLLYAFNIVGNMALFIGLNIITGILISITGPNVGAVLINVNSPKSRSAIFSLYNLTDNLGKGLGPAMSAVILGLTTDRALALSLSILFWIPCALAWFLILFNYEKDEETMRNRLLTEG, encoded by the coding sequence ATGAACCAAAAACAAACAAAACGAGAAACAACCTATTTGCGATTCTTTGGCCTCGGCGAACTCGCAGATCATGGATCTAGAGGAATTTTGGCGTTTTGGGTAATTCTTGCACTCACATTCTTTTTGTTTGGTGATCAAAACTTAATTGCACCGAATATGAAAAATATTGCTGCTTCTCTTGGTATTACAAATCAAGCAGAGATCGATTGGAAATTTGGTGCAGAAGTCCCTACGTTATTTTTTATTTTAGGTGCTTTAGTTTCATTATCGATGGGGTATCTTTCACAAGCTTTTTCACGTAAACGTTTGTTAATTGCTGCTGTTTTACTTGGTGAAATTCCGTGTTTTTTATCTGGTTTCGCTACTTCCTATAATGAGTTTTTGATTTTGCGTACACTTTGTGGATTTGGATTGGGGGGAATTTTTCCTTTGATTTATAGTTTGATTGGTGATTATTTTTCAAGTCATTCAAGAGCTATTGCCACTGGTTATGTTTCACTAATGATTGGCCTTGGTGTGGGTGTTGGTCAATTGTTAGGAGGAATTTTAGGTGGAGCTGATCCCATTGATGGCTGGAGGGCTTCCTTCATTTATATGTCAGCACCTTCTTTTCTTTTTGCTCTCATTTATTTAGTGTTTTGTGAAGAACCAAAACGTGGTGGTTCAGAAGAAGTTGACGCAGCAAACACTCTTTCCCACAAAATAACATTCAAAGACTTTAAAATACTTTTTGAAAATAAAACCAACATAGGTGTGTTTTTACAAGGCATTCCTGGTTGTATCCCGTGGGGTGTGTTTTTTGTTTTTTTAGCAGATTATTACGAAAACACTTATCTGTTTTCAAAAGAAGTCGCTGCTGGTATGATCACCTTTGCTGCCATAGGTATTTTTATTGGATCATTTTTTGGGGGAGTTCTTGGTCAGTTACTTTATAATATAAAAAAACAATACCAACCTTTACTCTGCATCTTCTCCATTATATTTGGAATTTTCCCAGCAGTGTATTTGTTATATGCATTTAACATTGTTGGAAATATGGCATTATTTATTGGGCTAAACATAATCACTGGTATACTTATCTCCATCACGGGGCCGAATGTAGGTGCGGTGCTTATCAATGTGAACTCTCCAAAATCAAGAAGTGCTATCTTTTCTCTTTATAACCTGACAGACAATTTGGGAAAAGGTCTTGGGCCTGCAATGTCTGCTGTAATTTTAGGTTTAACAACCGATCGCGCTTTGGCACTATCCTTATCGATTTTGTTTTGGATCCCTTGTGCATTGGCTTGGTTTCTCATTCTTTTTAACTACGAAAAAGATGAAGAAACAATGCGAAATCGTTTGTTAACAGAAGGATAA
- the mtnC gene encoding acireductone synthase, translated as MIKHNLLDIEGTTAPIAFVHQILFPYAKKHIVTFLKDYQFTEVKWEEIRLEFEKDIVLREEKFVSRFSKGETNSKSELLSFSPEIVPSYFEYLIEKDRKFGPLKEVQGKIWKQGYESGEIKSTVYPDVPEFLKKAQEDGIQNHVYSSGSVEAQILIYQYSELGDLRNYFVSYYDTAVGGKREKQSYENIAKELKSSPNQIRFFTDIVEEAEAASAAGMDVVILNRPGNIPQKPHSFPVWDHF; from the coding sequence ATGATCAAACATAACTTACTCGATATCGAAGGGACAACGGCACCGATTGCCTTTGTCCATCAAATCCTATTTCCTTATGCAAAAAAACATATTGTTACATTTCTGAAGGACTATCAGTTTACGGAAGTTAAATGGGAAGAAATTCGGTTGGAGTTTGAGAAGGATATCGTTTTGAGAGAAGAAAAGTTTGTATCTCGTTTTTCTAAAGGTGAAACTAATTCGAAATCGGAACTTTTGTCTTTTTCTCCTGAAATTGTTCCATCTTATTTTGAATACTTAATTGAGAAGGATCGAAAATTTGGCCCCTTAAAAGAAGTCCAAGGAAAAATCTGGAAACAAGGTTATGAATCGGGTGAAATCAAGAGCACTGTCTATCCAGACGTTCCTGAGTTTTTAAAAAAAGCACAGGAAGATGGGATTCAGAATCATGTGTATTCTTCTGGTTCTGTTGAAGCCCAAATTTTGATTTACCAATATTCAGAGTTAGGTGATTTAAGAAATTATTTTGTTTCTTATTACGATACTGCCGTTGGTGGGAAAAGAGAAAAACAAAGTTATGAGAACATTGCAAAAGAATTAAAATCTTCTCCAAACCAAATACGTTTTTTTACAGATATTGTAGAAGAGGCGGAGGCAGCAAGTGCAGCGGGAATGGATGTGGTGATCTTAAACCGCCCAGGCAATATCCCGCAAAAACCACATTCCTTTCCCGTTTGGGATCATTTTTAA
- a CDS encoding prokaryotic cytochrome C oxidase subunit IV → MKSIVITYIILLFIVYYSFFGMGTTIPGNWNLILMSAVKFLFICFVFMNLKEAHPFWKVTFPILIGIYSFSIWILT, encoded by the coding sequence ATGAAAAGCATCGTAATCACTTATATCATTTTATTATTCATAGTTTATTATTCTTTTTTTGGAATGGGTACAACAATTCCGGGGAATTGGAATTTGATCCTAATGAGTGCGGTCAAATTTCTATTTATATGTTTTGTATTTATGAATCTGAAAGAGGCCCATCCATTTTGGAAGGTTACCTTTCCGATACTGATTGGAATCTATTCTTTTAGTATTTGGATTCTAACTTAA
- a CDS encoding cytochrome c oxidase subunit 3 translates to MQQNNQNQETSLWYPPGGILIWMIVLVEVLTFCLGIGSLLYDKSKDPSGFLMMQSQLTKTFAFWNTIFLLSSGFCIALAVFYKTKLKLNHFSILLSASIVFGFAFLFLKFYEFREKWNLGFDLDGNVFFSYYWLLTGFHYLHVVVGVIILFIIYISRKTISFENLEAGAVFWHMCDLIWLLLYPALYLIQ, encoded by the coding sequence TCCACCTGGAGGAATCCTTATTTGGATGATTGTACTTGTCGAAGTTCTGACTTTCTGTTTGGGAATCGGTTCGCTTTTGTATGATAAATCAAAAGATCCTAGTGGTTTTTTGATGATGCAATCCCAACTGACTAAAACTTTTGCATTTTGGAATACAATCTTTCTACTCAGCAGTGGATTTTGTATTGCTCTTGCTGTATTTTATAAAACCAAACTGAAATTGAACCATTTCTCTATTCTTTTATCTGCTTCTATTGTATTTGGCTTTGCTTTTCTTTTTCTTAAATTTTATGAGTTTCGAGAAAAATGGAACTTAGGTTTCGATTTGGATGGTAATGTTTTTTTTAGTTATTATTGGTTACTCACTGGATTTCATTACTTACATGTAGTTGTAGGAGTGATCATTCTTTTTATCATATACATCAGTCGCAAAACAATATCGTTCGAAAACTTAGAGGCCGGAGCCGTATTTTGGCATATGTGCGATTTGATTTGGCTTTTACTCTATCCTGCACTCTATTTGATTCAATAG